One window from the genome of Jeotgalibaca sp. MA1X17-3 encodes:
- a CDS encoding heparinase II/III family protein, with amino-acid sequence MLFKYYKKAHLIQEHLPELVSKTISKAEEILEGNLLLPGTEGVPKFIGNPPDWFQVMNGYDEFLWQLNRMDHWQPLLEAFSYTGEEKYAVKVLEELVNWIEVTGILEEDYSKKEINFSPAFIR; translated from the coding sequence ATTCTATTCAAATACTACAAAAAAGCACATTTAATCCAAGAACACCTTCCAGAACTAGTTTCTAAAACAATATCAAAAGCAGAAGAGATTCTAGAAGGAAACCTTTTGTTGCCTGGAACGGAGGGCGTTCCTAAATTTATTGGGAATCCACCTGATTGGTTTCAAGTGATGAATGGATATGATGAATTTCTTTGGCAGTTAAACCGAATGGACCATTGGCAGCCTTTATTAGAGGCTTTTTCTTACACAGGAGAAGAGAAATATGCTGTAAAAGTATTGGAAGAGTTAGTAAACTGGATAGAAGTGACTGGAATTCTAGAAGAAGATTATAGTAAAAAAGAAATTAATTTTTCTCCAGCATTCATCCGATGA
- the fghA gene encoding S-formylglutathione hydrolase, with translation MSKVELLEEHRSFDGVQYKYRHNSEILGCPMTFSLFLPNKGNASEMPVLWWLSGLTCNDDNFTHKAGAQQAASRLGIAMVMPDTSPRGEEVANSEDYDLGQGAGFYLNATKEPWASHYQMYDYLTKELTELIRAEFLLNGPEFISGHSMGGHGALILGLRNPERFNSITAFAPIVNPSQVPWGIKAFENYLGDQKEKWAEWDALELMRKYSGRKIPILIDQGDADPFYKKELQPDTLVAAAKEKNVPLMLRMQSGHDHSYYTIATFIEEHLEFHLAQLKK, from the coding sequence ATGTCAAAAGTAGAATTACTTGAAGAACATCGTAGTTTTGATGGAGTACAGTATAAATATCGTCATAACTCTGAAATACTAGGTTGTCCAATGACGTTTAGTTTGTTTTTACCAAATAAAGGAAATGCCTCTGAAATGCCCGTACTATGGTGGTTGTCAGGATTAACTTGTAATGATGATAACTTTACCCACAAAGCAGGTGCCCAACAAGCTGCTTCACGATTAGGGATTGCAATGGTCATGCCGGATACAAGCCCACGAGGAGAAGAAGTAGCGAACTCAGAAGATTATGATTTAGGTCAAGGAGCAGGATTCTATTTGAATGCTACTAAAGAACCTTGGGCTAGTCACTATCAAATGTATGACTATCTTACAAAAGAATTGACTGAATTGATTCGAGCAGAATTCCTTTTGAATGGACCAGAATTTATTTCAGGTCATTCCATGGGAGGACATGGTGCTTTAATTTTAGGATTGCGAAATCCAGAACGATTCAACTCCATTACCGCATTTGCGCCTATTGTAAATCCAAGCCAAGTTCCTTGGGGAATCAAGGCGTTTGAAAATTATTTAGGTGATCAGAAAGAAAAATGGGCAGAATGGGATGCGCTAGAATTAATGAGAAAGTATTCTGGTAGAAAAATTCCGATTTTGATTGATCAAGGGGATGCAGATCCATTTTATAAAAAAGAGTTACAACCAGATACATTAGTCGCAGCTGCGAAAGAAAAAAATGTTCCACTGATGCTTCGAATGCAAAGCGGTCATGATCACAGCTACTATACAATTGCGACATTCATTGAGGAACACTTAGAGTTCCATTTAGCACAGCTTAAAAAATAA
- a CDS encoding S-(hydroxymethyl)glutathione dehydrogenase/class III alcohol dehydrogenase: MKSRAAVAFEPGKPLEIVEIDVEGPKKGEVLVKIIDTALCHTDAYTLSGADPEGIFPCVLGHEGGGVVVEVGEGVTSVEPGDHVIPLYTAECGECEYCLSGKTNLCQAIRETQGKGLMPDGTTRFSYKGEPIYHYMGTSTFSEYTVIAEISLAKIDKEAPLDKVCLLGCGVTTGIGAVTNAAKVVEGDTIAVFGLGAIGLAVIQGAVQQKAGRIIAVDTNPDKFEMAREMGATDFVNPKDYDRPVQEVIVELTNGGVDYSFECIGNVNVMRSALECCHKGWGESVIIGVAGAGEEISTRPFQLVTGRVWRGSAFGGVKGRSELPGMVQQAMRGEIQLDPFITHNLPFEQINEAFDLLHRGESIRTVLSYK; the protein is encoded by the coding sequence ATGAAATCACGTGCAGCAGTAGCTTTTGAACCAGGGAAACCTCTAGAAATAGTAGAAATTGATGTAGAAGGTCCAAAAAAGGGAGAAGTATTAGTTAAAATTATTGATACTGCCCTTTGTCATACCGATGCGTATACCTTGTCTGGTGCAGATCCAGAGGGGATTTTCCCATGTGTATTAGGACATGAAGGTGGTGGCGTTGTTGTGGAAGTAGGCGAAGGTGTTACTTCCGTAGAACCAGGAGACCATGTCATCCCACTATATACAGCAGAATGTGGCGAATGTGAATATTGTTTATCAGGAAAAACAAACTTGTGCCAAGCGATTCGTGAGACACAAGGAAAAGGATTAATGCCGGACGGTACTACTCGTTTTTCTTATAAAGGAGAGCCTATTTATCATTACATGGGAACGAGCACATTTAGCGAATATACAGTGATTGCAGAAATTTCGTTAGCAAAAATTGATAAAGAGGCACCTTTGGATAAAGTTTGTCTATTAGGTTGTGGTGTTACAACAGGAATTGGAGCAGTTACGAATGCAGCAAAAGTTGTAGAAGGTGACACAATAGCGGTATTCGGTCTAGGTGCGATTGGTTTAGCTGTTATTCAAGGAGCTGTCCAACAAAAAGCAGGAAGAATTATTGCAGTTGATACGAACCCAGACAAATTTGAAATGGCTCGTGAAATGGGTGCTACTGATTTTGTAAATCCAAAAGATTATGATCGACCTGTTCAAGAAGTGATTGTGGAGCTGACAAACGGAGGCGTCGACTACAGTTTTGAATGTATCGGAAATGTAAATGTAATGCGTTCTGCTTTAGAATGCTGTCACAAAGGCTGGGGCGAAAGTGTTATTATCGGAGTAGCGGGAGCAGGAGAAGAAATTTCTACTCGTCCATTCCAATTAGTTACGGGTCGAGTTTGGCGCGGTTCTGCCTTTGGTGGAGTAAAAGGTCGCTCAGAACTTCCAGGAATGGTACAACAAGCGATGCGTGGGGAGATTCAACTAGATCCATTCATCACACATAACTTACCATTTGAACAGATTAATGAAGCTTTTGATTTACTACATAGAGGTGAATCAATTCGTACTGTTCTTTCTTATAAGTAA
- a CDS encoding ABC transporter ATP-binding protein, giving the protein MELQNEPLLSVSNLKQHFKMNRHYTVKAVDGVSFDIYPGETYGLVGESGSGKSTIGRSVIRLHDLTDGTIQFNGKDISGKMDQTTSSMLRTKMQMIFQDPMASLNPRKNVMDIVAHGLDIHGKAGTKQERAERVMEILERVGLSREFAGRFPSQFSGGQRQRLGIARALIMNPDLIIADEAISALDVSIQAQIVNLMKEIQEETNIAYLFIAHDLSMVRYISDRIGVLHLGHMIETGTTEEIFSNPVHPYTKSLISAIPHPNPVLEKKRTALTYDYETNSIDYDKGTPHLIGGTHSVLGTDAEIEEWLSHDSKEDVLGLEVASK; this is encoded by the coding sequence ATGGAATTACAGAATGAACCACTCCTCTCTGTAAGTAATCTGAAACAGCATTTTAAAATGAACCGTCACTACACCGTAAAAGCGGTAGATGGCGTTTCCTTTGATATTTATCCTGGTGAAACGTACGGACTCGTTGGAGAATCTGGAAGCGGAAAGTCTACCATTGGTCGCTCTGTTATTCGCTTGCATGATCTCACAGATGGTACTATTCAATTTAATGGTAAAGATATATCAGGAAAAATGGATCAAACGACTTCTTCTATGCTACGTACAAAAATGCAAATGATATTTCAGGATCCAATGGCTAGTTTAAATCCACGTAAAAATGTGATGGACATTGTCGCTCATGGATTGGATATTCATGGGAAAGCTGGAACTAAGCAAGAACGTGCAGAGCGTGTAATGGAAATTTTGGAACGTGTAGGATTATCTCGTGAATTTGCAGGTCGTTTTCCAAGTCAATTCTCAGGTGGACAAAGACAGCGTCTGGGGATAGCACGTGCGCTTATTATGAATCCGGATTTGATCATCGCAGATGAAGCAATCAGTGCTTTGGATGTATCTATTCAAGCACAAATTGTCAATTTGATGAAAGAAATTCAAGAAGAAACTAATATTGCGTATCTATTTATTGCTCATGACTTGTCCATGGTACGCTATATATCTGATCGAATTGGGGTTCTTCACTTGGGGCACATGATTGAAACTGGAACAACAGAAGAAATTTTTTCGAATCCGGTTCATCCTTATACTAAATCATTAATTTCTGCTATTCCTCACCCAAATCCAGTTCTAGAGAAAAAGCGAACGGCCCTAACGTATGACTATGAAACCAATTCGATTGATTACGACAAAGGCACCCCCCATTTAATTGGAGGAACCCATTCTGTTCTTGGAACAGATGCAGAAATTGAAGAATGGTTAAGTCATGATAGTAAAGAAGATGTGCTAGGATTAGAAGTCGCTAGTAAGTAA
- a CDS encoding ABC transporter ATP-binding protein, translating into MSRDKVLKIRDLAISFKTSGGKLRAVRGVDLDVYRGETVAIVGESGSGKSVTVKAIMGILSKNGTIESGSIQYDYKEKDKEISQNLLDLSKKQMRTTINGKQIAMVFQDPMTSLDPTMSIGNQIMEGMRTHYNTPKEEAHEKAVRLLELVGITNPEERMKSYPHHLSGGMRQRIVIATALACDPDVLICDEPTTALDVTIQAKILELIQDIQRKTNIAVIYITHDLGVVAKVADYVNVMYAGKIVEKGTTDDIFYNPQHPYTWGLLLAMPDLETKTSKLYSIPGNPPNMTKEVMGDPFYPRNAYALQIDKVKEPPMFKVSDTHSAATWLLKDESPDYQLPIELTDRIERMRKEEQMYGITE; encoded by the coding sequence ATGTCACGTGATAAAGTACTTAAAATTAGAGATTTAGCAATCAGTTTTAAAACATCAGGTGGCAAATTGAGAGCCGTTCGTGGTGTAGATCTTGATGTTTATCGTGGAGAAACAGTAGCAATTGTAGGAGAGTCCGGTAGTGGGAAATCTGTAACCGTAAAAGCGATTATGGGAATCTTAAGTAAAAATGGGACTATTGAAAGTGGCTCTATTCAATACGATTACAAAGAAAAAGATAAAGAAATCAGTCAAAACCTGCTAGACCTTTCGAAAAAACAAATGCGAACAACCATTAATGGAAAACAAATTGCGATGGTCTTCCAAGATCCTATGACGTCATTAGATCCGACAATGAGTATAGGAAATCAAATTATGGAAGGGATGCGCACGCATTACAATACACCTAAAGAAGAAGCACATGAAAAAGCAGTTCGTCTTTTAGAACTAGTTGGAATCACGAATCCAGAAGAACGGATGAAAAGTTATCCCCATCATTTATCAGGAGGGATGCGCCAACGGATTGTAATCGCAACAGCGCTAGCATGTGATCCAGATGTTCTCATTTGTGATGAGCCAACAACAGCGTTAGACGTAACCATTCAAGCAAAAATATTAGAATTAATTCAAGATATTCAAAGGAAAACAAATATAGCTGTTATCTACATTACTCATGATTTGGGTGTTGTTGCTAAAGTAGCTGACTATGTCAATGTTATGTATGCAGGGAAAATTGTAGAAAAAGGTACGACAGATGATATCTTCTATAATCCACAACATCCTTATACATGGGGATTGCTGTTAGCCATGCCTGATTTAGAAACCAAAACTAGTAAGTTGTATTCTATTCCAGGAAATCCACCTAATATGACCAAAGAAGTTATGGGAGATCCGTTTTATCCAAGAAATGCTTACGCCTTACAAATAGACAAAGTAAAAGAACCGCCCATGTTTAAAGTGTCAGACACACATTCTGCGGCGACATGGCTTTTAAAAGATGAATCGCCTGATTATCAATTGCCAATAGAGTTAACAGATCGAATTGAACGTATGCGAAAGGAGGAACAGATGTATGGAATTACAGAATGA
- a CDS encoding ABC transporter permease, protein MDNTMQETPKDFTFIGEVSTTFEVESFHEESHWKQMLKRVARNKGSVFGFMMIIFISFMALAGPLFSGYEFDQQISGHESMAPRIPLIENLGIFDGSETLKTSTGELVVNKYETLADGEDVYHWFGTDVLGRDLFTRTWMGTRISLYIALVAVIVDVLFGMTYGMVSGYYGGAIDTVMQRVLEIINGIPSLVVVTLLIIILKPGLLSITLAIAITGWIGMSRIARASMLKLKDSEYVLAARTMGAKDITIMFKEVLPNIFSQLLIMSMFSIPNAIFTEAFLAFVGIGIPVPMASLGSLISENFKSLTTHFYMIIPPVLILGLLMLSFNLLADGLRDALDPTLKEV, encoded by the coding sequence ATGGATAATACAATGCAAGAAACACCAAAAGATTTTACATTTATCGGAGAAGTAAGTACAACCTTTGAAGTAGAAAGCTTTCATGAAGAATCTCATTGGAAACAAATGCTAAAACGTGTTGCTCGTAATAAAGGTTCTGTTTTTGGTTTTATGATGATTATTTTTATCTCCTTTATGGCGCTCGCAGGTCCATTGTTTTCTGGCTATGAATTTGACCAACAAATAAGTGGCCATGAAAGTATGGCACCACGGATTCCTTTGATAGAAAATCTAGGTATTTTTGATGGATCAGAGACACTAAAGACATCAACAGGCGAATTAGTAGTTAATAAATATGAAACATTAGCAGACGGTGAAGACGTCTATCATTGGTTTGGTACTGATGTTTTAGGAAGAGATTTATTTACTCGTACTTGGATGGGGACACGTATCTCCCTATATATTGCTTTAGTAGCGGTGATTGTAGATGTTCTTTTTGGGATGACCTATGGAATGGTTTCTGGTTATTATGGTGGTGCGATTGATACCGTTATGCAACGGGTATTGGAAATTATTAATGGAATTCCAAGCTTAGTAGTTGTAACGTTATTGATTATTATCCTAAAACCAGGACTTTTAAGTATTACATTAGCTATTGCTATAACCGGTTGGATTGGAATGAGTCGAATCGCAAGAGCTTCGATGTTGAAATTAAAAGATAGTGAGTACGTCTTAGCTGCTCGTACAATGGGAGCAAAAGATATCACCATTATGTTTAAAGAAGTATTGCCAAACATTTTCTCACAATTACTGATCATGTCGATGTTTTCTATTCCGAATGCAATCTTTACAGAAGCATTTTTAGCTTTTGTTGGGATAGGGATTCCCGTTCCGATGGCTTCATTAGGCTCACTTATTTCTGAAAATTTTAAATCGTTGACTACGCATTTTTATATGATTATCCCACCAGTTTTAATCCTTGGCTTATTGATGCTAAGTTTTAACTTATTGGCAGATGGACTACGAGATGCATTGGATCCAACATTGAAAGAGGTGTAA